The following coding sequences lie in one Acidobacteriota bacterium genomic window:
- a CDS encoding energy transducer TonB, with amino-acid sequence MPAQRHSIFEIQKEKLGGYLYLSVVSHLLVGVSFFLLPSYLNPSADPWGDSQGGGGSISVGLVQGSTIHGLNLPRPKQTTASNIATESKGLGQTEEAKAAAPEPEAPDPKAFEVKKKKRRVRKRPRARRQAPKQVARIPPSNRVPFGEGGAPDLSYSQFKTGMGSGGIGLGDGFFGKKYGWYVRQIRDIVSSNWQKNLVSPNVRTAKRVVIQFTIRRNGSIARETIKQSSGVPSLDRSGLRAIKASRFPPLPGGETRLVAEFWFEHSR; translated from the coding sequence ATGCCGGCCCAGCGACACTCCATTTTTGAAATTCAGAAGGAAAAACTGGGGGGCTACCTCTACCTGTCGGTGGTCAGCCATCTGCTGGTGGGGGTGAGCTTCTTCCTGCTGCCCTCCTACCTCAACCCGAGCGCCGATCCATGGGGAGACAGCCAGGGTGGTGGCGGCTCCATATCGGTGGGCCTGGTGCAGGGATCAACCATTCACGGATTGAACCTGCCGCGTCCCAAGCAGACCACGGCCAGCAACATCGCCACAGAGTCCAAGGGACTGGGCCAGACCGAGGAGGCCAAGGCGGCCGCCCCCGAGCCGGAGGCGCCCGACCCCAAGGCCTTCGAGGTCAAGAAGAAGAAGCGCAGGGTCAGGAAACGACCTCGAGCACGGCGGCAAGCTCCCAAACAGGTTGCCCGGATCCCTCCTTCCAATAGAGTTCCCTTTGGCGAGGGCGGTGCTCCCGATCTCTCCTACTCCCAGTTTAAGACCGGCATGGGATCGGGTGGTATCGGTTTGGGTGACGGGTTCTTCGGTAAGAAGTATGGCTGGTACGTGAGGCAGATTCGCGACATCGTCAGCAGCAACTGGCAGAAAAACCTGGTCAGCCCCAACGTGCGCACGGCGAAGCGGGTGGTGATTCAATTCACCATCCGCCGGAACGGGTCCATAGCCAGGGAAACCATCAAGCAATCCAGCGGGGTCCCGTCGCTGGACCGTTCCGGACTCAGGGCCATCAAGGCTTCCCGATTCCCTCCCCTTCCCGGAGGAGAGACCCGGTTGGTGGCTGAATTCTGGTTCGAGCATTCCAGGTAG
- a CDS encoding biopolymer transporter ExbD → MAFTNSQGRTQTSLSEINVVPLVDVVLVLLIIFMLTAPIIQSGIEVSVPKTRTVSELTRELLVVSINREQRLFVGSDPININDLGARLQARIKDPESAMIYLRADEEVPFGTIARVMDRARLAGVKNINVVTQPEQ, encoded by the coding sequence ATGGCATTCACCAACTCGCAGGGTAGAACCCAGACGTCTCTTTCCGAAATCAACGTGGTTCCCCTCGTGGACGTGGTGCTGGTCCTGCTCATCATCTTCATGCTGACTGCGCCCATTATTCAATCCGGAATCGAGGTCAGCGTCCCCAAGACCAGGACGGTCAGTGAGTTGACCAGGGAACTGCTGGTGGTCAGCATCAACCGGGAACAGAGGCTTTTCGTAGGCTCCGATCCCATCAACATCAACGATCTGGGAGCCCGCCTCCAGGCCAGGATCAAGGACCCCGAATCCGCCATGATCTACTTGCGCGCCGACGAGGAAGTGCCCTTCGGAACCATCGCCCGGGTCATGGACCGGGCCAGGCTTGCAGGCGTGAAGAATATCAACGTGGTCACCCAGCCGGAACAGTAA
- a CDS encoding MotA/TolQ/ExbB proton channel family protein, protein MDLLKLILQSGPLAKGVLLVLVFFSIFSWAITFKKYFYLKKLRADSEAFLRIFRKSKRFSEISSASETLRHTPLVEVFLAGYEELEAQLMSQPAGDRPAPSPTLKTINVIQRALSRASSVQLTKLERNMSWLATTASVAPFIGLFGTVLGVIDAFAGLGMEGAATIRAVAPGISEALIATAAGLFAAIPAVIAYNYFVHHLKEFASAMDDFSLEFLNLMERTFL, encoded by the coding sequence ATGGACTTGTTGAAGTTGATCCTTCAGTCGGGTCCCTTGGCCAAGGGCGTCCTGCTGGTTCTTGTATTCTTCTCTATTTTTTCCTGGGCAATCACCTTCAAGAAATACTTTTACCTGAAGAAGCTCCGCGCCGATTCGGAAGCCTTCCTGCGCATCTTTCGAAAGAGCAAGCGCTTTTCGGAAATCAGCTCAGCTTCCGAAACCTTGAGGCATACTCCCCTGGTCGAGGTCTTTCTGGCCGGCTACGAGGAACTGGAAGCCCAGTTGATGAGCCAACCTGCCGGTGACCGCCCCGCCCCGTCTCCAACGCTCAAGACCATCAACGTCATTCAGAGGGCGCTATCCCGAGCCTCCTCGGTACAACTGACCAAGCTGGAACGCAATATGAGCTGGTTGGCCACAACGGCCTCGGTGGCCCCCTTTATCGGGCTGTTCGGCACGGTCCTGGGCGTCATCGACGCCTTTGCCGGCCTGGGAATGGAGGGGGCGGCCACAATCCGCGCCGTAGCCCCGGGCATATCGGAGGCTCTCATCGCCACCGCGGCCGGTCTGTTTGCAGCAATTCCGGCGGTGATTGCCTACAACTACTTTGTGCACCATCTCAAGGAGTTCGCCTCCGCCATGGACGACTTCTCTCTGGAGTTCCTGAACCTCATGGAGCGGACCTTCCTCTAA
- the recN gene encoding DNA repair protein RecN, with amino-acid sequence MLKFLEIRDFALVDHLSLEFREGLNLLTGETGSGKSIIVDALGLLAGAKARAEMVRTGSGKATVSGCFEGVERLRGPLEESGLEFDPEGVIVRREVVADGRGRAYVNNQMVPVAFLRKLGTHCVDIHGQSDQQSLFSRDSQLQWLDLYGGHQGPRAEVEDLYARLERGWEQVRRLKLSEQERLRAIDLLSFQVDEIRKAALSSPDEESQLLEERRLLSNADRLFQAAHQAYAHLYESEDSIGARLRQTGRLLEELESLDARCRGLQEQFQSACISIEDVSLALREYASRIEVNPSRLDRIEERLVEIDRLKRKYGESVEAVMAYGRRIEGELEELQEADRKVDSIEKELQALESGYLSRAGSLSLQRKKAAEKLERSMGRELGQLAMEKTRFRVAFSSASGRSGQASSGPGVPGSANGTDVIDFLISPNPGEDLKALAKIASGGEVSRIMLALKTIRSIDDGGKTLIFDEVDSGIGGRAADVVGRKLKVLSRANQVLCVTHLPQIASYADNHFHIEKRVDKNRTVTRVARLDRESRIREIARMISGERVTENVLKHAAELLNSASN; translated from the coding sequence ATGTTGAAGTTCCTCGAAATACGCGATTTCGCCTTGGTCGACCATCTTTCCCTGGAGTTTCGGGAGGGACTGAACCTGTTGACGGGGGAAACAGGTTCGGGCAAGTCGATCATCGTCGATGCCCTGGGGCTGCTGGCGGGCGCCAAGGCACGGGCCGAAATGGTTCGTACCGGGTCCGGCAAGGCCACGGTTTCGGGCTGCTTCGAGGGCGTGGAGCGGTTGCGCGGACCGCTGGAGGAGAGCGGGCTTGAGTTCGATCCGGAGGGGGTGATCGTCCGGAGAGAAGTCGTTGCGGACGGCAGGGGACGGGCTTACGTCAACAACCAGATGGTGCCGGTTGCCTTCCTCAGGAAGCTGGGGACCCATTGTGTGGACATTCACGGGCAGAGCGACCAACAGTCGCTTTTCAGTCGCGATTCCCAATTGCAGTGGCTCGATCTCTACGGCGGCCATCAGGGGCCCCGGGCTGAGGTTGAAGACCTCTACGCCAGGCTGGAGCGAGGCTGGGAGCAGGTCCGGCGATTGAAATTGAGCGAGCAGGAAAGGCTGCGGGCTATCGATCTGCTTTCGTTTCAGGTCGATGAAATCCGCAAGGCGGCCTTGTCCTCCCCCGATGAGGAATCTCAACTCCTGGAGGAGCGCCGCCTGCTGTCCAACGCGGACCGTCTCTTCCAGGCCGCTCATCAGGCCTATGCCCACCTCTACGAATCGGAGGATTCGATTGGGGCCCGACTCAGGCAGACCGGCCGGCTGCTGGAGGAGTTGGAGTCTCTGGACGCCCGCTGCCGGGGTCTTCAGGAGCAGTTTCAATCGGCCTGCATCAGTATCGAGGATGTTTCGTTGGCGTTGCGAGAATATGCCTCCAGGATCGAGGTGAACCCCTCGCGGCTGGATCGGATCGAGGAGCGCCTGGTCGAAATCGACCGTCTCAAGCGAAAGTACGGGGAATCGGTTGAGGCCGTCATGGCCTATGGCCGGCGGATCGAAGGAGAGCTGGAGGAACTGCAGGAAGCTGACCGCAAGGTCGATTCGATCGAGAAGGAACTGCAGGCTCTGGAGAGCGGCTATCTGAGTCGGGCGGGGTCGCTCAGCCTCCAGCGAAAAAAGGCCGCCGAGAAGCTCGAGCGCTCCATGGGTAGAGAGTTGGGGCAACTGGCCATGGAGAAAACCCGGTTCCGGGTGGCCTTCTCTTCCGCTTCCGGCCGCAGTGGACAGGCTTCGTCCGGGCCCGGGGTGCCCGGCAGCGCGAACGGGACCGACGTGATCGACTTCCTGATCAGTCCCAATCCGGGTGAAGATCTGAAGGCTCTGGCCAAGATCGCCTCCGGCGGAGAGGTCTCGAGGATCATGCTGGCCTTGAAAACCATTCGTTCCATCGATGACGGAGGGAAAACACTGATCTTTGACGAAGTCGATAGCGGCATCGGTGGTCGGGCAGCCGACGTGGTGGGGCGGAAACTCAAGGTTCTTTCCAGGGCCAACCAGGTATTGTGCGTAACACACCTCCCGCAGATTGCCTCCTATGCCGACAACCACTTTCATATCGAGAAGAGAGTGGACAAAAACCGGACGGTGACCCGGGTCGCCCGGCTGGACCGGGAGAGCCGTATTCGCGAAATAGCCCGCATGATCAGCGGGGAACGGGTAACCGAGAATGTCCTGAAGCATGCCGCCGAACTTCTGAACAGCGCTTCGAATTGA
- the miaB gene encoding tRNA (N6-isopentenyl adenosine(37)-C2)-methylthiotransferase MiaB, whose amino-acid sequence MSQGKKFFIETFGCQMNHHDSEKVAGTLVKMGYAPTSNAAEADLLLLNTCNIREKANQKVFSRLGAVRQTYGAKPTAKIGLLGCMAQMEGAAIFKKAPKVDLVVGSSSYSFLPGLVSRLEQGEPQVIDVSQDSDRLFETEAGTRESPYKAFVTIMEGCNRFCSFCVVPYTRGPERSRPGRHVLSEVEGLSSRGFREVTLLGQTVNSWRDPLGEIASFTDLLRRVARIEGLRRVRFTSPHPSDFQPDIVEVIETVPEVCNQIHLPLQSGSTPVLQRMKRDYTREQYLEKVAFLKRSRREIALSTDIIVGFPGETQQQFEETLSMVETVGYDSMFSFKFSPRPGTEAFAFQDVIPEAEKSRRLQVLQQFQRKIQLERHERLVGKEFEVLVDGSSRRDSRVLAGRTTQNKIVNFSGPPELLGRFVPVRVTGFAPNSLRGELVGW is encoded by the coding sequence ATGTCCCAAGGCAAGAAATTCTTTATCGAGACTTTCGGTTGTCAGATGAATCATCACGACTCCGAAAAGGTGGCCGGCACCCTTGTGAAGATGGGATACGCGCCCACCTCCAATGCCGCCGAGGCCGATCTGCTGCTGCTCAACACCTGCAATATCCGGGAGAAAGCCAACCAGAAGGTGTTTTCCCGTCTGGGAGCCGTGCGTCAGACCTATGGGGCCAAGCCCACCGCCAAGATCGGCCTGCTCGGTTGCATGGCCCAGATGGAGGGGGCCGCCATTTTCAAGAAGGCTCCCAAGGTGGACCTGGTGGTCGGATCCAGCAGTTACTCCTTCTTGCCCGGGTTGGTTTCCAGGCTGGAGCAGGGAGAGCCGCAGGTGATCGATGTTTCCCAGGACAGCGACCGCTTGTTCGAAACCGAGGCCGGCACCAGGGAGAGCCCCTACAAGGCCTTCGTCACCATTATGGAAGGATGCAACCGCTTCTGCTCCTTCTGTGTCGTTCCCTACACCCGGGGACCCGAGCGCAGCCGCCCCGGCCGGCACGTTTTGTCCGAAGTGGAGGGCTTGTCCTCCCGGGGTTTTCGGGAAGTCACCCTGCTCGGGCAGACGGTCAACTCCTGGAGGGACCCTCTGGGTGAGATCGCCTCCTTCACCGACCTGCTGCGTCGGGTGGCGAGGATCGAGGGACTCCGACGTGTCCGCTTCACCTCTCCCCATCCGAGCGACTTTCAGCCCGACATCGTGGAGGTGATCGAAACGGTCCCCGAGGTCTGCAACCAGATTCATTTGCCCTTGCAGTCGGGTTCCACTCCCGTCCTGCAGCGAATGAAGCGGGACTACACCCGCGAGCAATATCTGGAAAAGGTCGCCTTCCTGAAGCGCTCCAGGAGGGAAATCGCCCTCTCCACCGACATCATCGTGGGATTCCCTGGAGAGACCCAGCAGCAATTCGAGGAGACGCTCTCCATGGTGGAGACGGTCGGATACGATTCCATGTTTTCCTTCAAGTTCTCCCCCCGTCCGGGGACCGAGGCCTTCGCATTCCAGGATGTGATTCCCGAGGCGGAGAAGAGCCGCCGGCTCCAGGTTCTCCAACAGTTTCAACGCAAGATTCAACTCGAAAGGCATGAACGCCTGGTGGGTAAGGAATTCGAAGTCCTGGTGGATGGAAGCAGCCGGAGGGACAGCCGGGTGCTGGCGGGACGAACGACCCAAAACAAGATCGTCAACTTCAGCGGGCCTCCCGAGTTGCTGGGCCGGTTCGTGCCGGTGAGAGTGACCGGTTTTGCCCCCAACAGTTTGCGGGGAGAATTGGTTGGGTGGTAG
- a CDS encoding bifunctional nuclease family protein produces the protein MQIEMKIRGLMMDPVTNVPIVILKGAEGNALLPIWVGVYEANAIALEIEKISSPRPMTHDLLRNILNGLSCSVMKVVVNQLKDDTFYAIIWLEREGRLISIDSRPSDALALALRTDSPIFVEEEVIKTSKAASADKEKSGDEELKRWLENLNDEDLGKYKM, from the coding sequence ATGCAGATTGAAATGAAGATTCGCGGCTTGATGATGGATCCGGTCACCAATGTGCCAATCGTGATCTTGAAGGGGGCTGAGGGCAACGCCCTGCTGCCCATTTGGGTTGGCGTTTACGAGGCCAATGCCATCGCCCTGGAAATCGAAAAAATCTCCAGCCCGCGCCCCATGACCCACGATCTGCTGAGAAACATCCTGAATGGTTTGAGCTGTTCGGTGATGAAGGTGGTGGTGAACCAGCTCAAGGACGATACTTTTTATGCCATCATTTGGCTGGAACGGGAAGGCCGCCTGATCTCGATCGACTCCCGTCCCAGCGACGCCCTGGCTCTGGCGCTGCGCACGGATTCTCCGATTTTCGTGGAGGAAGAGGTGATCAAGACCTCCAAGGCAGCCTCGGCCGACAAGGAGAAGTCCGGCGACGAGGAACTGAAGCGCTGGCTGGAGAACCTGAATGACGAGGACCTGGGTAAATACAAGATGTAG